One part of the Trichoplusia ni isolate ovarian cell line Hi5 chromosome 2, tn1, whole genome shotgun sequence genome encodes these proteins:
- the LOC113503321 gene encoding protein FAM91A1 — protein sequence MEDEIEECIRKKIQWSVLPATVKKLLGDSPKEYERYIFEFSIKNQLRYRGSLVRTVRKDEKKYYETLIQNSIQRLMLYPYHLADMIVKGLRITPFIYYVEVVALLIELEKSYDTMPNFTAADCLRLLGIGRNEYLELVAKSRSLGRRGRAKAIRALLPRVPLNIPMQPWWRVELGYVLEDDVKPLSDSERAVIDLLIDRGSQTAGTLDYHVVKTLYRRGLIYLDVPITAADKVSVPPLKGFVMNRIAGDYFETLLYKVFVSIDEHTSVADLAAVLQVECELVKQAVSLYCRLGFANNMQPPPVAPQHPSWRDAVTTHNHPPYRQISPLTFDPAMDDDALQMEPVILKQTPSTSKQSPEEMSEAASNGGRRVAVLFDSTLAAYLMMGNLSPDLKSHAVTLFEVGKLPDESLDSLLMELDKVVADPEIEGEARRYLAAAACLRVALRTLRPRLRPLDLLRCEALHALGAAARARLLATKYKLAISTAPLCREARAGLAAGSLPHVGPAPPEAHTPWMRLYLYHVAGYGPPTLLLTKGTQLRSVPRLLLGYSRVAVSWWGAEAALEAAGGAAGALAAAPALAAANSAARRGPVLLQAAGVRRPAPLRHLMFPPEADPCPESQAMWTRHAGLRRLLKQLRLSRSVGYVTLADIGVPDLGCARPPATVQLVQTRKKKEICGMAKPISEVSLSSTESAEKYTEEYSKTLTRLQSPIESHFAVTPTIESKNSSPANGFTSAECGQLLCDELDNLALDDISKHAQSKESIACSDDLVPIHSSSTSIEDLKSDNKKHSKENSSKESIAMSDDLVAINSMSASSENLSKKGDKSANPSVSQSINQLNDLLSPAEESISMFTQLSDKLTEMSAAEGDSGVDTAHNASDDETCRPERWTILDLQFGIPLFDEALCEKTCKCIVDRIAKPELLEKVKEDNDFIRADILKFVSQCQYYPGEDMGIVKRGTLVPLPRKNLAFENGRISEWTGK from the exons ATGGAAGACGAAATTGAGGAATGTATCAGGAAAAAGATACAGTGGTCGGTATTGCCTGCGACGGTAAAAAAG TTGTTGGGTGATTCTCCAAAGGAATATGAGAGATACATATTTGAATTCAgtattaaaaatcaactgaGGTACAGAGGCAGTCTAG TGAGAACAGTCCGGAAAGATGAGAAGAAATATTATGAGACGCTTATTCAGAACAGCATACAGAGGCTCATGCTCTACCCCTATCACCTAGCTGACATGATtgttaaag gtttaaGGATAACTCCTTTCATTTACTATGTGGAGGTGGTGGCTCTACTCATTGAGCTTGAGAAGAGCTACGATACGATGCCGAATTTTACCGCAGCTGACT GTCTCAGGCTACTAGGTATAGGTCGTAACGAGTACCTAGAACTTGTAGCGAAGTCCCGGTCGCTGGGTCGGCGCGGGCGGGCCAAGGCGATCCGAGCGTTACTGCCGCGCGTCCCGCTCAACATACCCATGCAGCCGTGGTGGCGGGTCGAGCTCGGATACGTACTGGAAGACGATGTTAAG CCTCTGAGCGATAGCGAGAGAGCGGTGATTGACTTGCTAATCGACCGCGGCTCGCAGACCGCCGGCACGCTAGACTACCATGTCGTCAAGACTTTGTACAG ACGCGGCCTAATCTACCTGGACGTGCCAATCACAGCCGCAGACAAGGTATCGGTACCTCCCCTCAAAGGGTTCGTGATGAACCGCATCGCTGGCGACTACTTCGAGACACTCCTGTATAAAGTGTTCGTATCTATAGACGAGCATACCAGCGTGGCTGATCTAGCTGCCGTGTTGCAG GTGGAGTGTGAGCTGGTGAAGCAGGCAGTGTCGCTGTACTGCCGGCTGGGCTTCGCCAACAACATGCAGCCGCCGCCAGTGGCGCCGCAGCACCCCTCCTGGAGGGACGCCGTCACCACGCATAACCATCCGCC ATACCGACAAATATCTCCTCTGACTTTCGACCCTGCCATGGATGACGATGCGTTACAAATGGAACCGGTTATCTTGAAGCAGACGCCATCAACTTCTAAACAG aGCCCAGAAGAGATGTCCGAAGCGGCAAGTAACGGCGGCCGGAGAGTCGCGGTGCTGTTCGACTCTACGTTAGCAGCTTATCTTATGATGGGGAACCTGTCGCCG GATTTAAAAAGTCATGCGGTAACGTTATTCGAAGTCGGCAAGCTGCCTGATGAGAGTCTTGACAGTTTACTTATGGAATTAGATAAG GTGGTCGCGGACCCCGAGATCGAGGGCGAGGCGCGGCGCTacctggcggcggcggcgtgccTGCGCGTGGCGCTGCGCACGCTGCGGCCGCGCCTGCGCCCGCTCGACCTGCTGCGCTGCGAGGCGCTGCACGCGCTGGGCGCCGCCGCCCGGGCGCGCCTGCTGGCCACCAAGTACAA ATTGGCGATATCCACGGCCCCGCTGTGTCGCGAGGCCCGCGCGGGGCTGGCGGCGGGCTCGCTGCCGCACGTGGGCCCCGCGCCGCCCGAGGCCCACACACCCTGGATGCGACTCTATCTGTACCACGTAGCTGGATACGGGCCGCCCACATTGCTGCTTACCAAGG GCACCCAGCTGCGCTCGGTGCCGCGGCTGCTGCTGGGCTACTCGCGCGTGGCGGTGAGCTGGTGGGGCGCGGAGGCGGCGCTGgaggcggcgggcggcgcggcgggcgcgctggcggcggcgccggcgctGGCGGCCGCCAacagcgccgcgcgccgcgggCCCGTGCTGCTGCAGGCCGCCGGCGTGCGCCGCCCCGCGCCGCTGCGACATCTCATGTTCCCGCCTGAGGCCGATCCCTGTCCTG AATCGCAAGCCATGTGGACTCGACACGCGGGTCTCCGTCGCCTGCTGAAGCAGCTGCGGCTGTCTCGCTCGGTGGGCTACGTCACGCTGGCAGACATCGGTGTGCCCGACCTGGGCTGTGCCAGGCCGCCCGCTACGGTGCAGCTAG TTCAAACTCGAAAGAAGAAAGAGATATGCGGCATGGCGAAACCTATCAGCGAAGTGTCGCTGTCATCGACAGAGTCTGCAGAAAAATACACAGAGGAGTACTCCAAGACGCTGACGAGGCTACAGTCGCCTATCGAGTCTCACTTCGCCGTCACTCCGACCATAGAGAGCAAGAACAGTTCTCCAGCTAACGGCTTCACGAGCGCCGAGTGCGGGCAACTACTGTGTGACGAACTCGACAATCTAGCCTTAGACGACATTAGCAAACACGCGCAGAGCAAGGAGTCCATAGCCTGCAGCGACGACCTAGTCCCCatacattcctcttcgacaagcaTCGAAGACCTCAAAAGCGATAACAAGAAACATTCCAAAGAAAACTCCAGCAAAGAATCGATCGCGATGTCCGATGACTTAGTAGCAATAAATTCTATGTCGGCGAGTAGTGAAAACTTGAGTAAAAAGGGCGATAAGTCGGCCAACCCATCGGTGAGCCAGTCGATCAACCAGTTGAACGATCTGTTGAGTCCTGCTGAGGAGTCGATATCGATGTTCACTCAGTTGAGCGACAAGCTGACGGAGATGTCGGCTGCGGAGGGCGACAGCGGCGTCGATACCGCGCATAATGCTTCGGACGACGAGACCTGTAGGCCAGAG CGATGGACGATACTGGATCTCCAATTCGGTATTCCACTGTTTGACGAGGCGTTATGCGAGAAGACCTGCAAGTGTATAGTGGATCGGATCGCTAAACCTGAATT ACTGGAGAAAGTGAAAGAGGACAATGACTTTATCAGAGCAGACATATTGAAGTTTGTTTCACAATGTCAG
- the LOC113503337 gene encoding ATP-dependent (S)-NAD(P)H-hydrate dehydratase-like, protein MKKYLLYVTYYLAFLFTNGMEIDEKCNFLDTKLQPNTFRLLSRTIVPELGGKMKGDSGKIGVIGGSIEYTGAPYFSAITALKVGADLVYVITTDTAAPVIKAYSPDLIVYPFLSAKYSSRIRSLLPKMDAIIIGPGLGRESDTLHLIYDIIQDCKSLGKPLVIDADGLFAITKNISILKDYPCPGAIMTPNSREATRLMEAVSKNDTNWYSYWGKCVSVLVKGEKDHLFANTPSYSWAATGGGSGRRVGGQGDILSGALGTFYNWALKSDLCKNESHPQLAQSVAAYAAAKITRLTNYKAYARNGRGMLASDMINEIHSAFDSTFFWI, encoded by the exons ATGAAGAAATATTTACTATATGTTACATACTATTTAGCGTTCCTTTTTACAAATGGTATGGAAATTgacgaaaagtgtaattttttaGACACTAAATTACAGCCAAACACTTTTAGACTTTTGAGTAGAACAATAGTACCCGAGCTTGGTGGGAAGATGAAAGGAGACTCGGGCAAAATAGGAGTTATTGGCGGTTCAATTGAATATACGGGAGCGCCTTATTTTTCAGCCATAACAGCTTTAAAG GTCGGAGCCGATTTGGTGTACGTAATAACTACGGATACTGCCGCTCCAGTCATTAAGGCTTACAGTCCTGATCTTATCGTTTACCCGTTTTTGAGTGCTAAATATTCTTCGAGAATAAGATCGTTGCTTCCAAAAATGGATGCTATTATTATCGGTCCTGGTTTAGGGAGAGAAAGTGATACATTACATTTGATTTACGACATAATTCAGGACTGTAAAAGCTTGGGAAAACCTTTGGTAATAGACGCTGATGGACTTTTTgcaatcacaaaaaatatatcgatattaAAGGATTATCCTTGTCCAGGAGCGATTATGACACCAAATTCACGAGAAGCTACTAGATTAATGGAAGCTGTATCAAAAAATGATACTAACTGGTATAGTTACTGGGGAAAATGCGTATCGGTCTTGGTAAAAGGTGAAAAGGATCATCTTTTTGCGAATACACCTTCTTATAGTTGGGCCGCAACTGGTGGAGGTTCTGGCCGAAGAGTTGGTGGACAAGGAGACATATTATCCGGAGCTTTAGGAACATTTTATAACTGGGCATTAAAGAGTGACCTTTGTAAGAATGAAAGCCACCCGCAACTAGCCCAAAGCGTCGCCGCATACGCTGCTGCTAAAATAACGAGATTGACTAATTATAAAGCCTACGCTCGTAATGGTCGAGGCATGTTAGCGTCAGATATGATCAACGAAATTCATTCAGCATTCGATTCGACATTCTTTTGGATTTAG